In Dasypus novemcinctus isolate mDasNov1 chromosome 10, mDasNov1.1.hap2, whole genome shotgun sequence, one DNA window encodes the following:
- the PPP1R14B gene encoding LOW QUALITY PROTEIN: protein phosphatase 1 regulatory subunit 14B (The sequence of the model RefSeq protein was modified relative to this genomic sequence to represent the inferred CDS: inserted 1 base in 1 codon; deleted 1 base in 1 codon), which yields MLQLPPGAPAAAXRRGAAQNRAHELTRASGPEPAGGRPGGGGAGRGPTAHVAPAAAMADSGPAGGAALAAPAPGPGSGGSGPRVYFQSPPGAAGEGPGNADDEGPVRRQGKVTVKYDRKELRKRLNLEEWILEQLTRLYDCQEEEIPELEIDVDELLDMESDDTRAARVKELLVDCYKPTEAFVSGLLDRVRGMQKLSAPQKK from the exons ATGCTGCAGCTGCCCCCgggcgcccccgccgccg ctcGCCGCGGAGCCGCGCAGAACCGAGCCCACGAGCTAACCCGAGCCAGCGGCCCGGAGCCAGCCGGCGGGCGGCCCGGAGGCGGCGGCGCAGGGAGGGGCCCGACG GCGCACGTGGCCCCGGCGGCCGCCATGGCGGACAGCGGCCCCGCAGGGGGCGCGGCGTTGGCAGCCCCGGCCCCCGGGCCGGGCAGTGGCGGCTCGGGGCCCCGCGTCTACTTCCAGAGTCCCCCTGGGGCCGCGGGCGAGGGCCCGGGCAACGCGGACGACGAGGGCCCAGTGAGGCGCCAAGGGAAGGTCACCGTCAAGTACGACCGTAAGGAGCTACGGAAACGCCTCAACCTGGAGGAGTGGATCCTGGAGCAGCTCACACGCCTCTACGACTGCCAG gAAGAAGAGATTCCAGAGCTGGAGATTGACGTGGATGAGCTTCTGGACATGGAGAGTGACGATACCCGGGCTGCCAGGGTCAAG gagctgctggTTGACTGTTACAAACCCACTGAG gcctttGTCTCTGGCCTGCTGGACAGGGTCCGGGGCATGCAGAAGCTGAGCGCACCCCAGAAGAAGTGA
- the FKBP2 gene encoding peptidyl-prolyl cis-trans isomerase FKBP2 gives MRLNWVLAILPICLSALATVTGAEGKRKLQIGVKKRVDHCPIKSRKGDVLHMHYTGKLEDGTEFDSSLPQNQPFVFSLGTGQVIKGWDQGLLGMCEGEKRKLVIPSELGYGERGAPPKIPGGATLVFEVELLKIERRSEL, from the exons ATGAGGCTGAACTGGGTCCTGGCAATACTGCCCATCTGCCTGAGTGCCTTGGCCACGGTCACGGGGGCCGAGGGCAAGCGGAAGCTTCAGATCGGGGTCAAGAAGCGGGTGGACCACTGTCCCATCAAATCGCGGAAGGGTGATGTCCTGCACATGCACTACACG GGGAAGCTGGAGGATGGGACGGAATTTGacagcagcctgccccagaacCAGCCCTTTGTCTTCTCTCTTGGCACGGGTCAGGTCATCAAGGGCTGGGACCAGGGGCTGCTCGG GATGTGTGAGGGGGAAAAGCGGAAGCTGGTGATCCCATCAGAGCTTG GTTACGGAGAGCGGGGAGCTCCCCCAAAGATTCCAG GCGGTGCAACTCTGGTGTTCGAGGTGGAGCTGCTCAAGATAGAGCGACGTTCAGAACTGTAG